Proteins from one Brevibacillus humidisoli genomic window:
- a CDS encoding GNAT family N-acetyltransferase — translation MIERLQIEIRETAEEVLAVQIPAYRVEADLIGFSGIPPLHDTVETLVTCRESFYGYRTEEGKLAGAISYKRIGDLLDIHRMMVHPDYFRRGIAGSLLRFVECNEPGIRTIKVATGTGNESAKLLYQRNGFQEIGQQEVAPGITVTLFEKHLA, via the coding sequence TTGAGATACGGGAGACCGCAGAAGAAGTGCTTGCAGTGCAGATCCCTGCCTATCGGGTGGAAGCGGATCTGATCGGGTTCTCCGGTATCCCGCCGCTGCACGACACGGTTGAGACGCTAGTGACCTGTAGAGAATCGTTTTACGGCTATCGCACGGAGGAGGGCAAACTAGCCGGGGCGATCTCGTACAAGCGCATCGGCGATCTGCTGGATATTCACCGGATGATGGTCCACCCTGACTATTTTCGCAGAGGGATTGCCGGCTCCTTGCTGCGATTTGTGGAGTGCAATGAACCGGGAATCCGGACGATCAAAGTGGCTACCGGTACGGGAAATGAGTCGGCCAAACTATTGTATCAACGAAACGGGTTTCAGGAGATAGGGCAGCAAGAGGTAGCCCCTGGTATCACCGTTACCTTGTTTGAGAAACATCTTGCCTAG